A portion of the Fulvia fulva chromosome 1, complete sequence genome contains these proteins:
- a CDS encoding MFS-type efflux pump MFS1, with amino-acid sequence MSEYLHQRRRQRSIVLHAQRVRLALIFTSLVLAVFLVALDATIIATAIPTITSHFNSLSDVSWYNAAFLLTNSAFQLPFGRAYTLLNTKGTYIASIIIFEVGSVVAGTAPSSIALIIGRAIQGTGGAGIFGGAFIITAEAVPLEKRAVFNASLGGVFGIASVVGPLLGGVFTTNVTWRWCFYINLPLGGLVLAAVFFFLTNPKPKDPNRFKGQTKLQIVNKFDPIGTGLLLPSIICLLLALQWGVQYSWSSGRVIATFIVFGITIIAWSIIQVRAADNATLPYRVVSQRTVFSSALYSLLVGSAFSLIVYYLPLWFQTIKRSTPQQSGIQQLPTILSLVIASIAAGGLVVKFGYYVPFLYAGTICLSIGSGLLSTLKPDATTGEWIGYQILFAAGVGMALEQTNIAAQTVLDDKDIPAGTSLMVFARSLGGALAVGIGQTVFEQRLRGLLKTELPSLGGDVVNQLVGGSGATDLIAKVQAAAGGDQGIVATVLALYNTALTNSFYVAVAFSALTIVPCLFIEWKSVKKEKKPEKDEEKATEQRQDDSDSAKEEKDDGE; translated from the exons ATGTCCGAATACCTCCATCAGCGGCGGCGGCAGAGGTCCATCGTCCTTCATGCACAGCG TGTCCGATTAGCCCTCATCTTCACGTCCCTGGTCCTTGCCGTGTTTCTGGTAGCCCTTGATGCCACCATCATAGCGACGGCCATACCGACTATCACCTCCCACTTCAACAGCCTTTCAGATGTTTCCTGGTACAATGCCGCGTTCTTACTCACGAACTCTGCGTTTCAGCTGCCATTTGGACGAGCCTATACATTACTCAACACAAAAGGGACCTACATCGCATCGATCATCATCTTCGAGGTCGGTAGCGTCGTTGCTGGCACGGCTCCGAGCTCAATCGCATTGATCATCGGCCGCGCGATTCAAGGTACTGGCGGTGCTGGCATCTTTGGCGGTGCTTTCATCATCACCGCTGAGGCAGTACCGCTCGAAAAGCGCGCCGTCTTCAACGCATCACTTGGAGGTGTCTTCGGTATCGCCAGTGTGGTTGGGCCTTTACTCGGCGGTGTCTTCACCACCAACGTCACCTGGCGATGGTGCTTCTACATCAATCTCCCACTCGGAGGCCTTGTCCTCGCCGCAGTCTTCTTCTTCCTCACCAACCCAAAGCCAAAAGATCCCAATCGATTCAAAGGCCAGACCAAACTCCAAATCGTCAACAAATTCGACCCAATCGGCACCGGCCTCCTCCTCCCCTCCATCATCTGCCTCCTCCTAGCCCTCCAATGGGGCGTCCAATACAGCTGGTCCAGCGGCCGCGTCATCGCAACCTTCATCGTCTTCGGCATCACCATAATCGCCTGGTCCATCATCCAAGTCCGCGCCGCCGACAACGCAACCCTCCCCTACCGCGTCGTCTCCCAACGCACCGTCTTCAGCTCCGCCCTCTACAGCCTCCTAGTCGGCTCCGCCTTCTCCCTAATCGTCTACTACCTCCCCCTCTGGTTCCAAACCATCAAGCGCTCCACGCCGCAACAATCCGGCATCCAGCAACTCCCCACCATCCTCTCCCTCGTCATCGCGTCAATTGCTGCCGGCGGCCTGGTCGTCAAGTTCGGCTACTACGTTCCCTTCCTCTACGCGGGCACCATCTGCCTCTCCATCGGCTCGGGCCTCCTCTCCACTCTCAAACCCGATGCGACGACTGGGGAGTGGATCGGGTATCAGATTCTCTTCGCGGCAGGGGTGGGGATGGCGTTGGAGCAGACGAATATTGCTGCGCAGACGGTTTTGGATGATAAAGATATTCCCGCTGGCACATCGTTGATGGTGTTCGCGAGGAGTCTCGGTGGCGCGCTGGCGGTGGGGATAGGACAGACAGTCTTCGAGCAGCGTCTCAGAGGTCTGCTCAAGACGGAACTCCCGAGTCTCGGTGGAGACGTCGTCAATCAACTTGTCGGAGGGAGCGGTGCGACGGATTTGATTGCCAAGGTGCAGGCGGCTGCTGGTGGGGATCAGGGGATCGTGGCGACGGTGTTGGCGCTGTATAACACTGCGTTGACGAATTCGTTTTATGTGGCGGTGGCGTTTTCGGCGCTTACGATTGTGCCGTGTTTGTTTATTGAGTGGAAGAGTGTcaagaaggagaagaagccGGAGAAGGATGAGGAGAAGGCAACAGAACAACGGCAAGACGACAGTGATTCTGCGAAAGAGGAGAAGGATGATGGCGAATAG
- a CDS encoding putative E3 ubiquitin-protein ligase HECTD2 codes for MESTNGNPAVGELVEIVSRYTHQLLYGCRSPDCTEVVCVSGNTNTNTTTTTRKPVRRHKPRTAIATAIGLAGQQKPQTHFCKHNASDGDKLVAEDESPRDPSSLIQLLCDTKSIQQLMTTPLDIKLLPDLEELRRRHALLRGLLQSAGQVSPLPSNAFVDNSALADGLGEASMLWLIQRLPPTRPAPWIMINRDVISKGLAYPQKNESMPSDDSYNRWTAILDILNHEPYLRLFQSTMTVVGRRTHLEEVLRRRDPKHELYPSAGRAPLAWLVASALGAVGGEDARYRLLVPFSIMVWLKRLFAQQWSSQPAFVSGGTIHGILELFRHLHHNICQGSLQNTPGCLVPDEIFEMSLLNAQVDTLSMARSYMDWDAENGNRHHVMEYPMLFSMKQLSLHFRAICHLIMKDAHSLTDAAVKLRERSGVHMEEDELSNQVRSSEQPYLLISVSRDRVLEDTWTQLWQRRKNELRRPLRVRLGEASELLEVGQDLGGVQIEFFNLVCREVSAVQTQMFITDTESGISYFRPGSLQPLYMFELFGLVVALALYNGIALPVRLPKVLYMLLSHPKDAGDSPLKTVDVRLQDLDDRWSHEVQSLQSIMHGDVGYLDYSFPFEANGLQMSVRYPDLLRKQDGKHRIQVSDMTLIDGGQPANKDCDPSRLDWPGWLVSDMGQAEDVTSGNKAQYVKQYKLHLHYGSVAPQVDAFIRGFYNSGLIPPKALKIFQPHQLKVHLEGSDHLDIDDLRAATRYDGYDAKSKYIQTFWRVVSAWPQKKQKRLLKFVTAAERIPITGASQLTFVIKRLPGSGNLETLPTSSTCFGTLTLPKYPSAEILGQKLSLALQYAGEGFGNS; via the exons ATGGAAAGCACGAATGGCAACCCGGCCGTTGGAGAACTGGTCGAAATCGTCAGCCGCTACACTCATCAGCTACTCTATGGCTGCAGAAGCCCTGACTGCACTGAGGTAGTCTGCGTCTCGGGAAACACCAACACcaacaccaccaccaccacccgGAAACCTGTCCGTCGCCACAAGCCGAGAACAGCAATAGCGACGGCCATTGGTCTAGCTGGCCAGCAGAAGCCCCAAACCCATTTCTGCAAGCACAACGCCAGTGACGGAGACAAACTTGTTGCCGAGGACGAGAGCCCTCGTGATCCGTCATCGCTCATCCAGCTCCTTTGCGACACCAAAAGTATCCAGCAGCTCATGACCACACCCTTGGATATCAAGCTGCTTCCTGACCTCGAAGAGCTTCGCCGCAGACATGCATTGCTACGAGGCCTATTGCAGTCAGCTGGTCAAGTGTCGCCGCTTCCGAGTAACGCCTTCGTCGACAACAGCGCTCTAGCAGACGGACTGGGTGAGGCTTCAATGCTCTGGCTGATACAGAGGTTGCCGCCGACGCGACCTGCTCCATGGATCATGATCAATAGGGATGTCATCAGTAAAGGCCTTGCATACCCGCAGAAGAATGAGAGCATGCCTTCCGACGACAGCTACAATCGGTGGACAGCAATACTCGACATCCTCAACCACGAACCATATCTACGGCTCTTTCAAAGTACCATGACTGTCGTTGGTCGCAGAACCCATCTGGAGGAAGTGCTTCGCCGTCGGGATCCAAAGCATGAACTATATCCTAGTGCCGGACGTGCTCCTCTCGCCTGGCTGGTAGCATCTGCCCTGGGTGCGGTTGGTGGGGAAGATGCTCGCTATCGTCTATTGGTCCCATTTTCTATCATGGTCTGGCTGAAACGGCTGTTCGCCCAGCAGTGGTCTTCTCAGCCAGCATTTGTGTCTGGAGGCACGATTCACGGCATACTCGAGCTTTTCCGGCACTTGCACCACAACATATGCCAGGGATCTTTGCAAAATACGCCAGGATGCTTGGTGCCTGATGAAATATTCGAGATGTCATTGCTCAATGCGCAAGTCGATACACTAAGTATGGCGAGATCGTACATGGACTGGGATGCGGAAAATGGAAATCGACATCATGTCATGGAGTACCCCATGCTCTTCTCCATGAAACAGCTCTCTTTGCACTTCCGTGCCATATGTCACCTGATCATGAAAGATGCTCACTCGCTCACGGATGCAGCGGTCAAGCTCAGAGAGCGGAGTGGCGTTCACATGGAAGAAGACGAGCTCTCCAACCAAGTGCGATCTTCTGAACAGCCCTATCTATTGATCAGTGTGAGTCGCGACAGGGTTCTTGAAGACACCTGGACACAGCTATGGCAGCGACGAAAGAATGAGCTACGCCGACCACTGCGTGTGCGATTGGGTGAAGCTAGCGAGTTGCTTGAAGTTGGACAAGATCTCGGAGGGGTGCAGATTGAATTCTTCAATTTGGTTTGTCGGGAAGTTTCTGCTGTGCAGACGC AGATGTTCATTACTGATACTGAAAGTGGAATCAGCTACTTCAGGCCTGGCAGTCTACAGCCACTCTACATGTTCGAATTGTTTGGTCTGGTCGTGGCCCTAGCACTATACAACGGCATCGCACTCCCGGTCAGGCTTCCAAAGGTGCTTTACATGCTGCTATCGCATCCGAAGGATGCTGGGGATTCTCCCCTCAAAACCGTCGACGTGCGACTCCAAGATCTTGACGACAGATGGTCGCACGAGGTCCAGTCACTACAAAGCATCATGCATGGCGACGTGGGATATCTGGACTACTCGTTTCCGTTCGAGGCAAACGGGCTACAGATGAGCGTACGGTACCCAGATCTACTACGAAAACAAGATGGCAAGCACAGAATTCAGGTCTCGGACATGACGCTCATCGATGGTGGTCAACCAGCAAATAAGGATTGCGATCCTTCGCGTCTGGACTGGCCAGGCTGGCTTGTGAGTGATATGGGTCAAGCCGAAGATGTCACCAGTGGAAACAAAGCTCAATACGTGAAACAATACAAGCTCCACCTGCACTACGGCTCAGTGGCTCCCCAGGTAGACGCCTTCATCCGAGGTTTTTACAACTCCGGCCTGATCCCTCCAAAAGCCCTGAAAATCTTCCAACCGCATCAACTCAAAGTCCACCTCGAGGGTAGCGACCATCTCGACATCGACGACCTCAGAGCCGCCACACGATACGACGGCTACGACGCAAAGTCAAAGTACATCCAAACGTTCTGGCGCGTGGTCTCGGCGTGGCCGCAAAAGAAGCAGAAGCGGCTGCTCAAGTTTGTCACGGCTGCTGAGCGTATCCCGATCACGGGGGCGAGCCAGCTTACGTTCGTGATCAAGAGACTCCCTGGGTCTGGGAATTTGGAGACGTTGCCGACTAGCTCGACTTGCTTTGGGACGTTGACTTTGCCTAAGTATCCAAGCGCAGAGATTCTGGGGCAGAAGTTGAGTTTGGCGTTGCAGTATGCTGGTGAAGGGTTTGGGAACAGTTGA
- a CDS encoding ATP-dependent RNA helicase MAK5 has translation MAEKEMPAKVAAMKSRKRQRSEANGKEEYTGPRKAPKRKVDINSLSWNEVSLPDRMEDFEGFFGLEEIDDVDVIRDESGTIAFHSKSAASRNDEEHGVAAGEDETSWSGFEDDFADVAPSAKPVKAAQTKKESKSKTKSKPADNATTETSANGVFQSLTEDAEDDVESVDVSAWRSLKLSPDTMASLSKLKFSKPTPIQSAVIPHVLDGHDVVGKASTGSGKTLAFGVPILERYLERASRKAAKDESKAPLALILSPTRELAHQLDHHLTALFSEVLSSKPMIATLTGGLSLLKQQRLLRDADVVIATPGRLWEIISSGQGIGAALKQIDFLVVDEADRLLSQGNFKEVEDILNTLDRIDTDEHQEETKSAGPNLQSRQTLVFSATFDRGLQNKLVGNFKYKDDLLGTKATLEYLLKKLNFREETPKFIDMNPTKQMATGLKEGMVECGGTEKDLYLYALLLLKQAKRAIVFANSIDAVRRITPLLQHLKLNALPLHSGMIQKARLRSVERFKDPSNTSPVVMIATDVAARGLDIPNVDLVVHYHVPKAADTYVHRSGRTARAGQEGASILICGPEEVAAVRRLVAKVHAKSHIRKQEETSDAAKQGYYIRTLDIDRRVVSRLKERVTLAKKLADTTIAKEKHHKEDEAMRAAAEDLGVDYDSEEFEKQAPGKHGRGAGRLKKQRQLRELSKAEIAQTKAELKQLLSQRVNVGVSEKYLTAGRVDIDELLRQQDAAAGKTGDFLGTVSNLGLEDL, from the coding sequence ATGGCGGAAAAGGAAATGCCAGCAAAAGTGGCGGCCATGAAATCGCGAAAGCGACAAAGATCGGAGGCGAACGGGAAGGAGGAATACACTGGGCCACGCAAAGCACCGAAACGCAAGGTAGACATCAACTCGCTATCATGGAACGAGGTCTCATTACCGGATCGCATGGAGGACTTTGAGGGCTTCTTTGGACTCGAGGAAATCGACGATGTGGACGTCATTCGGGATGAATCTGGTACCATTGCTTTCCACTCGAAATCTGCGGCCAGTCGAAACGACGAGGAGCACGGCGTGGCGGCTGGTGAGGACGAAACTTCTTGGTCTGGATTCGAAGACGATTTTGCAGACGTTGCGCCCTCAGCGAAGCCGGTCAAGGCAGCACAGACGAAGAAGGAATCCAAGTCGAAGACCAAGTCGAAGCCTGCAGACAATGCTACCACTGAGACCTCGGCCAATGGCGTTTTTCAGAGCCTCACCGAAGACGCCGAGGACGATGTAGAATCTGTGGACGTGTCGGCATGGCGGAGTCTCAAGTTGTCGCCTGACACGATGGCATCTTTGTCGAAGCTGAAATTCTCAAAGCCTACGCCAATTCAGTCAGCTGTGATCCCACACGTCCTTGATGGACACGATGTAGTTGGGAAAGCATCGACTGGATCTGGAAAGACGCTCGCGTTCGGCGTTCCAATTCTCGAGCGATATCTCGAGCGGGCGTCGAGAAAGGCAGCAAAGGACGAGAGCAAGGCACCTCTTGCACTGATACTATCACCTACTCGAGAATTGGCCCATCAACTGGATCATCACCTTACAGCACTGTTCTCTGAAGTCCTCTCATCCAAGCCTATGATCGCCACTCTGACTGGGGGTCTTTCGCTGCTGAAACAGCAACGACTACTGCGAGATGCTGATGTTGTGATCGCTACCCCTGGTCGTTTATGGGAGATCATCAGCTCCGGGCAAGGTATTGGCGCAGCGCTGAAGCAGATCGACTTTCTTGTTGTCGATGAGGCCGACCGCCTACTCAGCCAGGGCAATTTCAAAGAAGTCGAGGACATCCTCAACACACTGGACCGCATCGATACAGATGAGCACCAAGAAGAGACGAAGTCCGCTGGTCCAAATTTACAGTCGCGACAGACACTAGTGTTCTCAGCAACCTTCGATCGTGGCTTACAGAACAAACTCGTTGGCAACTTCAAGTACAAGGACGATTTGCTGGGCACAAAGGCGACACTGGAGTACTTACTGAAGAAGCTGAACTTCCGGGAAGAAACTCCCAAGTTCATCGACATGAACCCCACCAAGCAGATGGCGACGGGCCTAAAGGAAGGCATGGTGGAGTGCGGCGGCACCGAGAAGGATCTTTACCTCTATGCACTACTACTGCTGAAGCAAGCGAAAAGAGCGATCGTCTTTGCTAACAGTATTGACGCCGTACGTCGCATCACACCACTCCTGCAGCATCTGAAGCTCAACGCACTGCCACTGCACTCCGGCATGATCCAGAAAGCCCGTCTACGATCAGTCGAACGCTTCAAAGATCCCAGCAACACCTCTCCAGTGGTCATGATCGCGACAGACGTAGCGGCTCGTGGACTCGACATCCCGAACGTGGACCTGGTCGTGCACTACCACGTTCCGAAAGCTGCTGATACCTATGTGCACCGCTCTGGTCGAACGGCCCGAGCCGGTCAAGAGGGAGCTTCAATCCTGATCTGTGGACCCGAAGAAGTTGCTGCGGTCCGAAGACTGGTAGCCAAAGTCCACGCCAAGTCGCACATCAGGAAGCAGGAGGAGACATCAGATGCAGCTAAGCAAGGATACTATATCAGAACTCTCGACATCGACCGCAGAGTCGTCTCGCGTCTGAAGGAGCGAGTGACACTGGCGAAGAAACTAGCCGACACCACAATCGCCAAGGAGAAACATCACAAAGAAGACGAAGCCATGCGTGCCGCAGCGGAGGATCTGGGAGTCGACTACGACAGCGAAGAGTTCGAGAAGCAAGCCCCTGGGAAACATGGTCGAGGCGCAGGTCGCCTGAAGAAGCAACGACAACTCCGTGAACTGAGCAAGGCGGAGATCGCGCAGACCAAGGCTGAACTGAAGCAACTGCTCAGTCAACGTGTCAATGTGGGTGTGAGTGAGAAGTATTTGACAGCAGGAAGGGTGGACATTGACGAGCTTCTTCGCCAACAAGACGCCGCAGCGGGAAAGACTGGAGACTTCCTCGGCACTGTGAGCAATCTTGGCTTGGAAGATCTTTGA
- a CDS encoding 2-oxoisovalerate dehydrogenase subunit alpha, mitochondrial — MASKRTITALGRNALAQSSLRSKTTQGTCSTCQRRWNSVSQKQGSDRVRFPGAVNSRFSTALKFDRATEDDAMPTYRILDQEGHVVDKDAIAPEIGDEEALKLYRDMVTVSIMDIIMFDAQRQGRVSFYMVSAGEEGIAVGSASSLDPRDPVFAQYREHGVFQYRGFTLDDFMNQLFANKHDSGLARNMPVHYGSRKLNVHTISSPLATQIPHASGAAYAVKMQNQQNPTEDPRVVACYFGEGAASEGDFHAALNIAATRSCPVLFICRNNGYAISTPTLEQYRGDGIASRGVGYGIDTIRVDGNDILAVREVTRRARELALQDGGRPVLIEAMSYRVSHHSTSDDSFAYRAKVEVEDWKRRDNPITRLRKWLEMKGIWSEEQEKELRADTRKAILTAYRKAEKEKRPPLSSMMTDVYAEPTDEQREQMAQLRKIVEKYPDEYDVSEFEGGIDGLTLDKR, encoded by the exons ATGGCATCAAAACGAACAATCACCGCTCTTGGGCGCAATGCCTTGGCCCAGAGCTCCCTCAGATCCAAGACGACGCAAGGCACATGCTCTACTTGTCAACGACGATGGAACTCAGTCTCTCAGAAGCAGGGCTCGGATCG AGTCCGATTCCCCGGCGCCGTCAACTCCCGCTTCTCCACCGCCCTCAAATTCGACCGTGCAACCGAAGACGACGCAATGCCCACCTACCGCATCCTCGACCAAGAAGGCCACGTCGTCGACAAAGACGCTATAGCTCCCGAAATCGGCGATGAAGAAGCTCTCAAGCTCTACAGAGACATGGTCACAGTCTCCATCATGGACATCATAATGTTCGACGCTCAACGTCAAGGCCGCGTTTCCTTCTACATGGTCTCCGCTGGCGAGGAAGGAATCGCCGTAGGCTCCGCAAGCTCATTGGACCCCAGAGACCCCGTCTTTGCCCAGTATCGTGAACATGGTGTCTTCCAGTATAGAGGTTTCACCCTGGATGATTTCATGAACCAGCTCTTCGCGAACAAACATGATTCGGGTCTGGCGAGGAATATGCCCGTCCATTATGGCTCTCGGAAGTTGAATGTACACACCATTAGTTCACCTCTAGCCACGCAGATTCCGCATGCTAGTGGAGCGGCGTATGCGGTGAAGATGCAGAACCAGCAGAATCCAACCGAAGATCCTAGGGTTGTGGCGTGTTATTTCGGCGAGGGCGCGGCGAGTGAAGGAGACTTTCACGCGGCATTGAATATTGCTGCGACGAGGTCGTGTCCGGTGCTGTTCATCTGTCGGAACAACGGGTACGCAATCAGTACGCCAACACTGGAGCAGTACAGAGGAGACGGCATTGCGTCGAGGGGCGTGGGGTATGGGATTGATACGATCCGGGTGGATGGCAATGACATCCTGGCTGTCAGGGAAGTGACGAGGCGGGCGAGAGAGCTCGCCTTGCAGGATGGTGGGAGGCCTGTGCTGATCGAAGCTATGAGCTATCGTGTCTCGCATCATAGCACGTCAGACGATTCATTTGCGTACCGGGCGAAGGTGGAGGTGGAGGATTGGAAGAGGAGAGATAATCCCATCACGCGGCTGAGGAAGTGGTTAGAAATGAAGGGGATCTGGAGCGAGGAGCAGGAGAAGGAGCTACGGGCCGATACGAGGAAGGCGATCTTGACAGCTTACAGAAAGGCTGAGAAAGAGAAGAGACCGCCGCTCAGTTCTATGATGACGGATGTGTACGCGGAACCAACGGATGAGCAGAGAGAGCAAATGGCGCAGTTGAGGAAGATTGTGGAAAAGTACCCGGACGAGTATGATGTGTCTGAATTCGAGGGTGGTATTGATGGGTTGACTCTAGACAAGCGATGA
- a CDS encoding 2-methoxy-6-polyprenyl-1,4-benzoquinol methylase, mitochondrial, which yields MSTFAPRAAKRLRVAAPKSWTCAECRRGFTSSIARKQQPGPATQDGKTTHFGYQTVAEQEKASRVAGVFSSVASSYDSMNDFMSLGIHRLWKDHFVRSLNPGVQYASLHDQKEGQRILDIAGGSGDISMRMLDHATNINKDNKTHVTVSDINPEMLAEGRRRLSATPYQAAGRVDYLEANAEDLHTIADSSIDLYTVAFGIRNFTHKDKALREAYRVLKPGGVFACLEFAPQLSNPLMNAVYKRWSFSAIPLIGQIVAADRDSYQYLVESIERFPSQPEFARMIKDAGFLIPGQKTDGTSIESGWEDLTMGIAAIHKGVKPL from the exons ATGTCTACGTTTGCACCACGAGCAGCCAAACGACTGCGGGTCGCCGCGCCTAAGAGCTGGACTTGCGCAGAATGTCGCAGAGGCTTCACATCGAGCATAGCACGGAAACAACAGCCAGGGCCAGCAACACAGGATGGCAAAACGACACATTTCGGCTATCAGACGGTAGCAGAGCAAGAGAAGGCGTCAAGAG TGGCGGGCGTATTCTCCTCGGTGGCCAGCAGCTATGACAGCATGAACGATTTCATGTCCCTGGGCATCCATCGGTTATGGAAAGACCACTTCGTGCGCAGTCTGAATCCCGGTGTTCAATATGCCTCATTACACGACCAGAAAGAGGGACAGCGGATATTGGACATCGCCGGAGGTAGCGGCGACATCTCGATGCGAATGCTCGACCACGCCACGAACATCAACAAGGACAATAAGACACATGTCACCGTGTCCGACATCAACCCAGAGATGCTGGCAGAAGGACGAAGGAGACTGTCAGCGACCCCATATCAAGCAGCAGGAAGAGTCGACTATCTCGAGGCGAACGCAGAAGATCTACACACGATTGCGGATAGCAGCATAGATCTCTACACGGTCGCGTTTGGGATACGGAACTTCACACACAAAGACAAGGCACTGCGAGAGGCATATCGTGTGCTAAAGCCTGGAGGAGTCTTCGCATGTTTGGAATTTGCGCCTCAGCTATCGAATCCGCTCATGAATGCTGTGTACAAGAGATGGTCTTTCAGCGCGATACCCTTGATCGGACAGATTGTTGCTGCGGATCGTGACAGCTACCAATACCTGGTCGAGAGCATCGAGCGGTTTCCATCGCAGCCAGAGTTCGCACGTATGATCAAGGACGCTGGATTCCTCATTCCTGGACAGAAAACTGATGGTACATCTATCGAGAGCGGGTGGGAGGACCTGACAATGGGTATTGCGGCGATACACAAGGGTGTGAAGCCCTTGTGA